One region of Apus apus isolate bApuApu2 chromosome 6, bApuApu2.pri.cur, whole genome shotgun sequence genomic DNA includes:
- the CRYBA2 gene encoding beta-crystallin A2, with protein MTSSEAMDTLGQYKITVWEEESFQGKRCEFLMECPSIMERGFRKIRSIKVESGPWVGFEYPEYQGQQFILEKGDYPRWEAWSGNSGYRTEHLLSFRPIKCANHNDSKVILYEAENFQGHKFELSDDYPSLQAMGWGNKEVASIKVNAGAWVAYQYPGYRGYQYVLERDRQNGEFKKYNEYSSQAHTNQIQSIRRVQH; from the exons ATGACCAGCAGCGAAGCCATGGACACCCTGGGGCAGTACAAGATCACAGTGTGGGAGGAGGAAAGCTTCCAGGGCAAGCGCTGCGAGTTCCTCATGGAGTGTCCCAGCATCATGGAGCGTGGCTTCCGCAAGATCCGCTCCATCAAGGTGGAGTCTGGCCC CTGGGTGGGCTTCGAGTACCCCGAGTACCAGGGGCAGCAGTTTATCCTGGAGAAGGGTGACTATCCCCGGTGGGAGGCCTGGAGCGGGAACAGCGGCTACCGGACTGAGCACCTGCTCTCCTTCCGGCCCATCAAGTGTGCG AACCACAATGACAGCAAAGTCATCCTCTACGAGGCGGAGAACTTCCAGGGGCACAAGTTTGAGCTGAGCGACGACTACCCCTCGCTGCAGGCCATGGGCTGGGGCAACAAGGAGGTGGCATCCATCAAAGTGAACGCCGGAGC GTGGGTGGCATACCAGTACCCTGGGTACAGGGGCTACCAGTACGTGCTGGAGCGGGACAGACAGAACGGCGAGTTCAAGAAGTACAATGAATACAGCAGCCAGGCCCACACCAACCAGATCCAATCCATCCGCCGCgtccagcactga
- the FEV gene encoding protein FEV, protein MRHGAGAVPLLLNMYLPDPVGETLFKDGKSQAWGSLSPGVQKGSGQIQLWQFLLELLSDRANLNCIAWEGTNGEFKLIDPDEVARRWGERKSKPNMNYDKLSRALRYYYDKNIMTKVHGKRYAYKFDFHGLAQVCQPATPDHTLYKFQGNLAPLPFSGISKLNLMTSGVTPAGFSYWPGSSPSLYPGHGLQPSAPFSAMAASHLNNMNNHYH, encoded by the exons ATGAGACACGGCGCCGGAGCGGTGCCACTGCTGCTCAACATGTACCTGCCAG atcCAGTTGGGGAAACTTTGTTCAAAGACGGCAAGAGCCAGGCGTGGGGGTCTCTCAGCCCGGGCGTGCAGAAAG GCAGTGGGCAGATCCAGCTGTGGCAgttcctgctggagctgctctcgGACCGGGCCAACCTGAACTGCATCGCCTGGGAAGGCACGAACGGGGAGTTCAAGCTGATCGACCCTGACGAGGTGGCGCGGCGCTGGGGCGAGCGGAAGAGCAAACCCAACATGAACTACGACAAGCTGAGCCGGGCGCTGCGCTACTACTACGACAAGAACATCATGACCAAGGTCCATGGCAAGCGCTACGCCTACAAGTTCGACTTCCACGGGCTGGCACAGGTGTGCCAGCCAGCCACCCCTGATCACACCCTCTACAAATTTCAGGGCAATCTAGCCCCCTTGCCCTTCTCAGGCATCTCCAAACTCAACCTCATGACCTCAGGGGTGACACCAGCTGGCTTCTCCTACTGGCCTGGCTCCAGCCCCTCCCTCTACCCTGGGCatgggctccagccctctgcccCATTCAGTGCCATGGCAGCCTCCCACCTCAACAACATGAACAACCATTACCATTAG